The Lysobacter enzymogenes genome window below encodes:
- a CDS encoding ATP-binding cassette domain-containing protein, with product MITAHDLHKSFKTKTGTVDAVQGVDFEARDGEITGLLGPNGAGKTTTLRMLYTLMRPDRGEVRVDGVDAAKDPAAVRRALGVLPDARGVYKRLTARENIAYFGELHGLSRAQIERRTAELARALDMGDILDRQTEGFSQGQRTKTAIARALVHDPRNVILDEPTNGLDVMTTRAMRGFLRGLREEGRCVIFSSHIMQEVAALCDRVVIIAKGQVVAAGSADELRAQTGEDNLEDAFVKAIGSDEGLHA from the coding sequence ATGATCACCGCCCACGACCTGCATAAATCCTTCAAGACCAAGACCGGCACCGTCGATGCCGTGCAAGGCGTCGATTTCGAAGCGCGCGACGGCGAAATCACCGGGCTGCTCGGCCCCAACGGCGCCGGCAAGACCACCACCTTGCGCATGCTCTACACCCTGATGCGTCCCGACCGCGGCGAAGTGCGCGTGGACGGCGTCGACGCGGCCAAGGACCCGGCCGCGGTGCGCCGCGCGCTCGGCGTGCTGCCGGACGCGCGCGGCGTGTACAAGCGCCTGACCGCGCGCGAGAACATCGCCTACTTCGGCGAACTGCACGGCCTGAGCCGCGCCCAGATCGAACGGCGCACCGCCGAGCTGGCGCGCGCGCTCGACATGGGCGACATCCTCGACCGCCAGACCGAAGGCTTCTCGCAAGGCCAGCGCACCAAGACCGCGATCGCCCGCGCGCTGGTGCACGACCCGCGCAACGTGATCCTGGACGAACCCACCAACGGCCTGGACGTGATGACCACCCGCGCGATGCGCGGCTTTTTGCGCGGACTGCGCGAGGAAGGACGCTGCGTGATCTTCTCCAGCCACATCATGCAAGAGGTGGCGGCGCTGTGCGACCGCGTCGTCATCATCGCCAAGGGCCAAGTAGTGGCCGCCGGCAGCGCCGACGAACTGCGCGCGCAGACCGGCGAGGACAATCTGGAAGACGCCTTCGTCAAGGCGATCGGCAGCGACGAGGGCCTGCACGCATGA
- a CDS encoding alpha/beta hydrolase, which yields MPIDCKHPRPLRAAIALAAAFAALALAGCDSNAGGGNGGALKRRYGAIAFEPCTLASPFATGTIAAQCARFQVPENHAQPNGRKIELNLAWLPSTDSAAAEDDPVFFLAGGPGQAATASWPLVDAAFRDVRKRRNIVLVDQRGTGKSTPLTCAEAVPQDDDGQNEAAQMAAATEAVRRCAQHLKVDARYFTTTDAIADLDAVRAAIGAAKVDLVGVSYGTRVAQQYAGRYPQHTRAVVLDGVAPNELVLGSEHARNLDNALAQQFKLCQQTPACRARFGAEPREQLRRLMARLQANPVEVDYRDPSTGEPRRERISAGHVAMLTRMFSYQPEAASLLPLVLSEADQGRYAPLLALSKMIGGQLSEELNYGMQLSVTCAEDADLFVADPADKDTVLGNAMTDALTAQCKVWPTGTRPKNFHEPLRSDLPVLLLSGELDPVTPPRYGEQVLKHLPNGRHLVLRGQGHGALRVGCTPKLLGQFLESGDAKKLDARCLDTLGYVPPFVSFTGWEP from the coding sequence ATGCCCATCGATTGCAAGCACCCCCGGCCGCTGCGCGCGGCCATCGCGCTGGCCGCCGCGTTCGCGGCCCTGGCGCTGGCCGGCTGCGACAGCAACGCCGGCGGCGGCAACGGCGGCGCGCTCAAGCGCCGCTACGGCGCGATCGCGTTCGAACCCTGCACCCTGGCCTCGCCGTTCGCGACCGGCACCATCGCGGCCCAGTGCGCACGCTTCCAGGTGCCGGAGAACCACGCCCAGCCCAACGGCCGCAAGATCGAGCTCAACCTGGCCTGGCTGCCGTCGACCGACAGCGCCGCGGCCGAGGACGATCCGGTGTTCTTCCTCGCCGGCGGCCCCGGCCAGGCCGCGACCGCGTCGTGGCCGCTGGTCGACGCGGCGTTCCGCGACGTGCGCAAGCGCCGCAACATCGTGCTGGTCGATCAGCGCGGCACCGGCAAGTCGACCCCGCTGACCTGCGCCGAGGCGGTGCCGCAGGACGACGACGGCCAGAACGAGGCCGCGCAGATGGCCGCCGCGACCGAGGCGGTGCGCCGCTGCGCGCAGCACCTCAAGGTCGATGCGCGCTACTTCACCACCACCGACGCGATCGCCGACCTCGACGCGGTGCGCGCGGCGATCGGCGCGGCCAAGGTCGACCTGGTCGGCGTGTCCTACGGCACCCGCGTGGCCCAGCAGTACGCCGGACGTTATCCGCAGCACACCCGCGCGGTGGTGCTCGACGGCGTCGCGCCGAACGAACTGGTGCTCGGCAGCGAACACGCGCGCAACCTCGACAACGCGCTGGCCCAGCAGTTCAAGCTGTGCCAGCAGACGCCGGCCTGCCGCGCGCGCTTCGGCGCCGAGCCGCGCGAGCAGCTGCGCCGGCTGATGGCGCGGCTGCAGGCCAACCCGGTCGAAGTCGACTACCGCGACCCGTCGACCGGCGAGCCGCGCCGCGAACGCATCAGCGCCGGCCACGTGGCGATGCTCACGCGGATGTTCTCGTACCAGCCCGAAGCCGCCTCGCTGCTGCCGCTGGTGCTGTCGGAAGCCGACCAGGGCCGCTACGCGCCGCTGCTGGCGCTGTCGAAGATGATCGGCGGCCAGCTCAGCGAGGAACTCAACTACGGCATGCAGCTGTCGGTGACCTGCGCCGAGGACGCCGACCTGTTCGTCGCCGATCCGGCCGACAAGGACACCGTGCTCGGCAACGCCATGACCGACGCGCTGACCGCGCAGTGCAAGGTCTGGCCGACCGGCACGCGGCCGAAGAATTTCCACGAACCGCTGCGCTCGGACCTGCCGGTGCTGCTGCTGTCGGGCGAACTCGATCCGGTGACGCCGCCGCGCTACGGCGAGCAGGTGCTCAAGCATCTGCCGAACGGCCGCCATCTGGTGCTGCGCGGCCAGGGCCACGGCGCGCTGCGGGTCGGCTGCACGCCGAAGCTGCTCGGCCAGTTCCTGGAAAGCGGCGACGCCAAGAAGCTCGATGCGCGCTGCCTGGATACGCTGGGTTACGTGCCGCCGTTCGTTTCCTTCACCGGGTGGGAGCCGTAG
- a CDS encoding ferredoxin--NADP reductase produces the protein MKQFPLKLVSRRMLAPTVGHYVLQRDDGEPLDYIPGQFIQVHFQYADGTATKRSYSLATIHDHAMGPGETVEIAVSYVAGGAATALFEGLREGEAVQASGPFGRFCLMPADANRRYLLIATGTGVTPYRAMLPQLERQIRERGIQVVLLFGARTPEELLYGDEFRAFAERVPGFRFVPCFSRELPADPHPDVRHGYVQQFLAEFAPDGNGDIAYLCGNPNMVDACFEALKGYGLAVPQIRREKYVSSK, from the coding sequence ATGAAGCAATTCCCGCTCAAGCTCGTCTCGCGCCGCATGCTGGCGCCGACCGTGGGCCATTACGTGCTTCAGCGCGACGACGGCGAACCGCTGGACTACATCCCCGGACAATTCATCCAGGTCCACTTCCAGTACGCCGACGGCACCGCGACCAAGCGCAGCTATTCGCTGGCGACGATCCACGACCATGCGATGGGCCCGGGCGAAACCGTCGAGATCGCGGTCAGCTACGTCGCCGGCGGCGCTGCCACCGCGCTGTTCGAAGGCCTGCGCGAAGGCGAGGCGGTCCAGGCCAGCGGCCCGTTCGGGCGCTTCTGCCTGATGCCGGCCGACGCCAACCGCCGCTACCTGCTGATCGCCACCGGCACCGGCGTGACCCCGTACCGGGCGATGCTGCCGCAGCTGGAACGGCAGATCCGCGAACGCGGTATCCAGGTCGTGCTGCTGTTCGGCGCGCGCACCCCGGAAGAACTGCTGTACGGCGACGAGTTCCGCGCGTTCGCCGAGCGCGTGCCGGGCTTCCGCTTCGTGCCGTGCTTCTCGCGCGAGCTGCCGGCCGACCCGCATCCGGACGTGCGCCACGGTTATGTGCAGCAGTTCCTGGCCGAGTTCGCGCCCGACGGCAACGGCGACATCGCTTATCTGTGCGGCAATCCGAACATGGTCGACGCCTGTTTCGAGGCGTTGAAGGGGTATGGGTTGGCGGTGCCGCAGATCCGGCGCGAGAAGTACGTTTCGTCGAAGTAA